In the genome of Halictus rubicundus isolate RS-2024b chromosome 9, iyHalRubi1_principal, whole genome shotgun sequence, one region contains:
- the LOC143356935 gene encoding uncharacterized protein LOC143356935 isoform X7 has protein sequence MRLILAFLILSSGTAFSEYIEKTRFDRSVHDDSGVLITDEYLPLKQWTFYDYDTNFKAYKDKEENVCYLEKMDDSVAIEDLPGYGTQKKISKILYVSTNALTKLEAWKMAGGRIIEFCHGRELILLQNTVPVIEQMADPFFNVIPQDENDIVTRRVADVVLTPLISRAKRQLMLEEREKLNEIVSRARTRRQAQYPRGRFRGQTQSQYLNTGNDEQKEGKAEAEATQQTSHAVVSGTRGMGQAQSMSFGSTGCEDCLKYSSEGAPDRYVHLPDTDTTYTHGAKYPGSIPGTGDRGGVNYPAGTPGTATAGDRVTYPGGVPGGVPGTTTGGRVTYPGGVPGTMTPGGGAAYPGGVPPTTTTGGGVVYPGGVPGTTTTGGGVAYPGGAPGTTTTGGGVAYPSSVPGTTTTGGGVAYPSGVPGTTTTGGDAVYPGGIPGTTTTGGGAVYPGGAPGTTTTGGGVAYPGGAPGTTTTGGGAIYPGGVPGTTTTGGGVAYPGGAPGTTTGGGVAYPSGVPGTTTTGGGVAYPSGVPGTTTTGGGVAYPSGVPGTTTTGGGVAYPSGVPGTTTTGVGAVYPGGVPGTTTTGGGVAYPGGVPGTTTTGGRVTYPGGMPGTTTTGGGIVYPGGLQGTTTGVIYPSGVPGAAYPGGTPGTTTGGAVIYPGDRTVQPGEMIVGSKVTADAKIYPGQIHPGVIVPGASPGSVGDRTTITGVDSSIPSYGGGVLPPDQVSGTVHYPGSYPGRIIPQSTGNIITSGIPGVIPTNVGTYPGSTQRATPGSIPQQLNYPVGIAPGGTNVIQPGVPIGLDGKVIRFPGPPGTIPSPYLVQQGQYPGGTTWQGYQGQTIPDVTGGVNGQGEYINRGQGVEKQYPPGMRPTNTEEVAQYYQQPGSSPSVEDDNSNSQASSSVKQTDSGTQASASSQGAYGQGTAQSQVTGTYSGSGSFSAQAGSSDTKKSAQTEISGDKEGATSNAQGSGGYGKSQAQVQLDSESGATSTNAQSSGWNHGTNSQVQASSKGGMADAQANGEGSTSSQAQIGFQPYLKTDENVERHSRPFRGGGTASAQSGMHRGQSQSQLEGSFQYGITYTGAAQAGSGSGAAASRKPFKFNLTNTELFKPFKPYNTPQITKNNESSLTNTPSDIDYDQDKSSQGLQPSSSSRKTVFANATRETSRSVANKQNHSGERIQTDDTMYDYDEEYDGDDYDASQIHASNAKYSKNYITEQNNSDYQSQMIHVASGNQYDVRVHQDSTMAQPGDMLQPGQSLSGYTIPPGFRGRVKSVAGDETIAHGDGKSQSQSVSLTPIATTHENKSPSSETRSLKTNHERLAENHILTKEKHQKHNPFQLQNQQTSTDYSKSANVPIKPSYYTITNSFAGKMDGKNSPKKYEHRYYTKSSTCGYFTFSCNIVHGSHGRTKICKPKIPTHPDGSPVKC, from the exons ATGCGACTGATCCTTGCCTTCCTGATCCTCTCTTCGGGGACGGCATTCTCGGAATACATA GAAAAAACACGGTTCGATCGCTCAGTTCACGATGATTCCGGAGTACTTATCACGGATGAATATTTACCGTTGAAACAGTGGACATTTTACGACTATGATACG AACTTTAAAGCGTACAAAGACAAAGAAGAAAACGTCTGTTACTTGGAGAAGATGGACGATAGCGTTGCTATAGAAGATCTTCCAGGATATGGAACACAAAAGAAAATATCGAAGATACTCTACGTATCCACGAATGCTTTAACAAAATTAGAG GCATGGAAAATGGCTGGAGGTAGAATAATTGAATTCTGTCATGGACGTGAAttaattttattgcaaaatacGGTGCCAGTGATCGAACAAATGGCAGATCCCTTCTTCAATGTGATTCCGCAAGATGAAAATGATATTGTAACAAGACGAGTAGCTGACGTAGTTCTAACACCGCTGATAAGCCGAGCCAAAAGACAACTAATGCTCGAAGAGCGAGAGAAACTTAATGAAATTGTTAGCCGAGCTCGTACGCGACGGCAAGCTCAATATCCTCGAGGAAGATTTCGTGGACAAACACAGTCTCAGTATTTGAATACGGGCAACGACGAACAAAAAGAAGGCAAGGCTGAAGCAGAAGCAACACAACAAACTTCCCACGCCGTAGTCA GCGGAACTCGTGGCATGGGCCAAGCGCAAAGTATGTCGTTCGGAAGCACCGGATGTGAAGACTGTCTTAAGTACTCTAGTGAGGGTGCACCAGATAGATATGTACACCTCCCCGACACTGACACAACATATACTCATG GAGCAAAGTATCCTGGTAGCATACCTGGTACAGGGGATAGAGGCGGTGTAAACTATCCGGCTGGTACACCTGGTACTGCAACGGCTGGAGATAGAGTTACTTATCCTGGTGGTGTACCTGGTGGTGTACCTGGTACTACAACTGGAGGTAGAGTTACCTACCCTGGCGGCGTACCTGGAACGATGACACCTGGAGGTGGTGCAGCGTATCCTGGTGGTGTACCCCCTACCACAACAACTGGAGGTGGTGTCGTTTATCCTGGTGGTGTACCCGGGACCACAACTACTGGAGGTGGTGTAGCGTATCCTGGTGGTGCACCCGGTACCACAACAACTGGAGGTGGTGTAGCGTATCCTAGTAGTGTGCCTGGTACGACAACAACTGGAGGTGGTGTAGCGTATCCTAGTGGTGTGCCTGGTACGACAACAACTGGAGGTGATGCAGTTTATCCTGGTGGTATACCCGGGACCACAACAACTGGAGGTGGTGCAGTGTATCCTGGTGGTGCACCCGGTACCACAACAACTGGAGGTGGTGTAGCGTATCCTGGTGGTGCACCCGGTACCACAACAACTGGAGGTGGTGCAATTTATCCTGGTGGCGTACCCGGGACCACAACAACTGGAGGTGGTGTAGCGTATCCTGGTGGTGCACCCGGTACCACAACTGGAGGTGGTGTAGCGTATCCTAGTGGTGTGCCTGGTACGACAACAACTGGAGGTGGTGTAGCGTATCCTAGTGGTGTGCCTGGTACGACAACAACTGGAGGTGGTGTAGCGTATCCTAGTGGTGTGCCTGGTACGACAACAACTGGAGGTGGTGTAGCGTATCCTAGTGGTGTGCCTGGTACGACAACAACTGGAGTTGGTGCAGTTTATCCTGGTGGTGTACCCGGGACCACAACAACTGGAGGTGGCGTAGCGTATCCTGGTGGTGTACCTGGCACCACAACGACTGGAG GTAGAGTTACTTACCCTGGTGGCATGCCTGGTACTACAACAACTGGAGGTGGTATAGTTTATCCTGGTGGTTTACAAGGCACAACAACTGGTGTCATTTATCCTAGTGGAGTACCTGGTGCAGCTTATCCTGGTGGTACACCTGGCACTACTACTGGTGGTGCTGTAATTTATCCTGGTGATAGAACTGTGCAACCTGGTGAAATGATTGTAGGATCAAAAGTAACAGCAGATGCTAAAATATACCCTGGACAAATACATCCTGGTGTGATTGTACCCGGAGCATCACCTGGTAGTGTAGGTGACAGAACTACCATAACTGGTGTTGACAGTAGTATACCGTCTTATGGTGGTGGTGTTTTACCACCAGACCAAGTAAGTGGGACTGTACATTACCCAGGAAGTTATCCAGGAAGAATAATTCCACAGTCGACTGGTAATATTATCACTTCTGGAATACCTGGTGTAATACCAACAAATGTAGGTACTTATCCTGGAAGTACTCAAAGAGCAACTCCAGGAAGCATTCCTCAGCAATTAAATTATCCTGTAGGTATTGCACCTGGTGGTACAAACGTGATTCAACCAGGAGTGCCAATAGGACTGGACGGAAAAGTAATTCGTTTTCCTGGCCCACCTGGAACCATTCCTTCTCCTTACCTAGTACAACAAGGACAATATCCAGGTGGTACTACATGGCAAGGTTACCAAGGTCAAACTATTCCAGATGTGACTGGAGGTGTTAATGGACAAGGAGAGTACATAAACAGAGGACAAGGTGTCGAAAAACAATATCCACCCGGAATGAGACCTACTAACACTGAAGAAGTTGCTCAGTATTACCAACAACCTGGTAGTTCTCCATCTGTTGAAGATGATAACTCTAATTCCCAAGCATCTAGTTCTGTAAAACAAACAGACTCAGGAACACAAGCAAGTGCTTCTTCTCAAGGAGCATACGGACAAGGAACAGCACAATCTCAGGTAACAGGTACATATAGTGGTTCTGGGTCGTTCTCTGCTCAAGCCGGTAGCAGCGATACCAAAAAAAGTGCACAAACTGAAATTAGTGGTGATAAAGAAGGTGCTACAAGTAATGCTCAAGGATCAGGTGGCTATGGAAAAAGTCAAGCCCAAGTTCAATTGGATTCTGAGTCTGGTGCTACATCAACAAATGCACAAAGCAGCGGATGGAATCATGGCACTAATTCTCAGGTGCAAGCAAGTTCTAAAGGTGGGATGGCAGACGCCCAAGCAAATGGAGAGGGAAGTACATCGAGTCAAGCTCAAATTGGTTTCCAACCATACCTTAAGACCGATGAGAATGTTGAAAGACATTCAAGACCTTTCCGTGGAGGTGGTACAGCTTCTGCTCAAAGTGGTATGCATAGAGGTCAATCTCAATCTCAACTCGAAGGATCTTTTCAATATGGAATTACTTATACTGGCGCAGCGCAAGCAGGATCTGGATCTGGAGCAGCAGCTTCTAGGAAACCATTTAAGTTCAACTTGACAAATACAGAATTATTCAAACCCTTTAAACCATATAATACTccacaaattacaaaaaataatgaGAGCTCACTGACAAACACACCCTCTGATATAGACTACGACCAAGATAAATCTTCGCAGGGCTTACAACCAAGTTCGAGTTCGAGAAAAACAGTTTTTGCCAACGCAACAAGAGAAACTTCTCGAAGTGTAGCTAATAAACAAAATCATTCTGGTGAAAGAATTCAAACGGATGACACTATGTATGATTATGATGAAGAATACGATGGTGATGATTATGATGCATCACAAATACATGCTTCAAATGCAAAGTATTCCAAAAATTATATTACAGAGCAAAATAATAGTGATTATCAGTCACAAATGATACACGTCGCATCTGGAAATCAATACGATGTTCGTGTGCATCAGGATTCCACAATGGCACAGCCTGGAGATATGCTTCAGCCAGGACAATCATTATCAGGATATACAATACCACCCGGATTTCGTGGAAGAGTAAAATCTGTAGCTGGTGATGAAACTATTGCTCATGGTGATGGAAAATCTCAATCTCAATCAGTTTCTCTAACTCCGATAGCCACTACTCATGAGAATAAATCACCAAGTTCAGAAACCAGATCACTTAAAACCAACCATGAAAGATTAGCTGAAAATCATATTTTGACCAAAGAAAAACATCAAAAGCATAACCCTTTCCAACTCCAAAATCAACAAACATCCACAGATTATTCCAAATCCGCGAACGTACCAATAAAACCAAGTTATTATACAATAACAAACAGTTTTGCTGGAAAAATGGATGGTAAAAATTCGCCAAAAAAGTATGAGCATCGCTATTACACTAAAAGTTCTACTTGTGGATATTTTACATTCTCCTGTAATATTGTACACGGTTCCCACGGTAGGACAAAAATTTGCAAACCAAAAATACCAACACATCCTGATGGTAGTCCAGTGAAATGTTAA
- the LOC143356935 gene encoding uncharacterized protein LOC143356935 isoform X5 has protein sequence MRLILAFLILSSGTAFSEYIEKTRFDRSVHDDSGVLITDEYLPLKQWTFYDYDTNFKAYKDKEENVCYLEKMDDSVAIEDLPGYGTQKKISKILYVSTNALTKLEAWKMAGGRIIEFCHGRELILLQNTVPVIEQMADPFFNVIPQDENDIVTRRVADVVLTPLISRAKRQLMLEEREKLNEIVSRARTRRQAQYPRGRFRGQTQSQYLNTGNDEQKEGKAEAEATQQTSHAVVSGTRGMGQAQSMSFGSTGCEDCLKYSSEGAPDRYVHLPDTDTTYTHGAKYPGSIPGTGDRGGVNYPAGTPGTATAGDRVTYPGGVPGGVPGTTTGGRVTYPGGVPGTMTPGGGAAYPGGVPPTTTTGGGVVYPGGVPGTTTTGGGVAYPGGAPGTTTTGGGVAYPSGVPGTTTTGGGAVYPGGAPGTTTTGGGVAYPGGAPGTTTTGGGAIYPGGVPGTTTTGGGVAYPGGAPGTTTGGGVAYPSGVPGTTTTGGGVAYPSGVPGTTTTGGGVAYPSGVPGTTTTGGGVAYPSGVPGTTTTGVGAVYPGGVPGTTTTGGGVAYPGGVPGTTTTGGGITYPGGMPGTTGGGVTYPVGVPGTIVYPSGVAGTTTGGSVVYPAGVPGFTITGSGIVYADSKTTGGGVVYPAVVPGTATGDGSVTYPGGRPGTTTGGGIVYPGGVPGTTTTGGRVTYPGGMPDTTTTGGRVTYPGGMPDTTTTGGRVTYPGGMPGTTTTGGGIVYPGGLQGTTTGVIYPSGVPGAAYPGGTPGTTTGGAVIYPGDRTVQPGEMIVGSKVTADAKIYPGQIHPGVIVPGASPGSVGDRTTITGVDSSIPSYGGGVLPPDQVSGTVHYPGSYPGRIIPQSTGNIITSGIPGVIPTNVGTYPGSTQRATPGSIPQQLNYPVGIAPGGTNVIQPGVPIGLDGKVIRFPGPPGTIPSPYLVQQGQYPGGTTWQGYQGQTIPDVTGGVNGQGEYINRGQGVEKQYPPGMRPTNTEEVAQYYQQPGSSPSVEDDNSNSQASSSVKQTDSGTQASASSQGAYGQGTAQSQVTGTYSGSGSFSAQAGSSDTKKSAQTEISGDKEGATSNAQGSGGYGKSQAQVQLDSESGATSTNAQSSGWNHGTNSQVQASSKGGMADAQANGEGSTSSQAQIGFQPYLKTDENVERHSRPFRGGGTASAQSGMHRGQSQSQLEGSFQYGITYTGAAQAGSGSGAAASRKPFKFNLTNTELFKPFKPYNTPQITKNNESSLTNTPSDIDYDQDKSSQGLQPSSSSRKTVFANATRETSRSVANKQNHSGERIQTDDTMYDYDEEYDGDDYDASQIHASNAKYSKNYITEQNNSDYQSQMIHVASGNQYDVRVHQDSTMAQPGDMLQPGQSLSGYTIPPGFRGRVKSVAGDETIAHGDGKSQSQSVSLTPIATTHENKSPSSETRSLKTNHERLAENHILTKEKHQKHNPFQLQNQQTSTDYSKSANVPIKPSYYTITNSFAGKMDGKNSPKKYEHRYYTKSSTCGYFTFSCNIVHGSHGRTKICKPKIPTHPDGSPVKC, from the exons ATGCGACTGATCCTTGCCTTCCTGATCCTCTCTTCGGGGACGGCATTCTCGGAATACATA GAAAAAACACGGTTCGATCGCTCAGTTCACGATGATTCCGGAGTACTTATCACGGATGAATATTTACCGTTGAAACAGTGGACATTTTACGACTATGATACG AACTTTAAAGCGTACAAAGACAAAGAAGAAAACGTCTGTTACTTGGAGAAGATGGACGATAGCGTTGCTATAGAAGATCTTCCAGGATATGGAACACAAAAGAAAATATCGAAGATACTCTACGTATCCACGAATGCTTTAACAAAATTAGAG GCATGGAAAATGGCTGGAGGTAGAATAATTGAATTCTGTCATGGACGTGAAttaattttattgcaaaatacGGTGCCAGTGATCGAACAAATGGCAGATCCCTTCTTCAATGTGATTCCGCAAGATGAAAATGATATTGTAACAAGACGAGTAGCTGACGTAGTTCTAACACCGCTGATAAGCCGAGCCAAAAGACAACTAATGCTCGAAGAGCGAGAGAAACTTAATGAAATTGTTAGCCGAGCTCGTACGCGACGGCAAGCTCAATATCCTCGAGGAAGATTTCGTGGACAAACACAGTCTCAGTATTTGAATACGGGCAACGACGAACAAAAAGAAGGCAAGGCTGAAGCAGAAGCAACACAACAAACTTCCCACGCCGTAGTCA GCGGAACTCGTGGCATGGGCCAAGCGCAAAGTATGTCGTTCGGAAGCACCGGATGTGAAGACTGTCTTAAGTACTCTAGTGAGGGTGCACCAGATAGATATGTACACCTCCCCGACACTGACACAACATATACTCATG GAGCAAAGTATCCTGGTAGCATACCTGGTACAGGGGATAGAGGCGGTGTAAACTATCCGGCTGGTACACCTGGTACTGCAACGGCTGGAGATAGAGTTACTTATCCTGGTGGTGTACCTGGTGGTGTACCTGGTACTACAACTGGAGGTAGAGTTACCTACCCTGGCGGCGTACCTGGAACGATGACACCTGGAGGTGGTGCAGCGTATCCTGGTGGTGTACCCCCTACCACAACAACTGGAGGTGGTGTCGTTTATCCTGGTGGTGTACCCGGGACCACAACTACTGGAGGTGGTGTAGCGTATCCTGGTGGTGCACCCGGTACCACAACAACTGGAG GTGGTGTAGCGTATCCTAGTGGTGTGCCTGGTACGACAACAACTGGAG GTGGTGCAGTGTATCCTGGTGGTGCACCCGGTACCACAACAACTGGAGGTGGTGTAGCGTATCCTGGTGGTGCACCCGGTACCACAACAACTGGAGGTGGTGCAATTTATCCTGGTGGCGTACCCGGGACCACAACAACTGGAGGTGGTGTAGCGTATCCTGGTGGTGCACCCGGTACCACAACTGGAGGTGGTGTAGCGTATCCTAGTGGTGTGCCTGGTACGACAACAACTGGAGGTGGTGTAGCGTATCCTAGTGGTGTGCCTGGTACGACAACAACTGGAGGTGGTGTAGCGTATCCTAGTGGTGTGCCTGGTACGACAACAACTGGAGGTGGTGTAGCGTATCCTAGTGGTGTGCCTGGTACGACAACAACTGGAGTTGGTGCAGTTTATCCTGGTGGTGTACCCGGGACCACAACAACTGGAGGTGGCGTAGCGTATCCTGGTGGTGTACCTGGCACCACAACGACTGGAGGTGGTATAACATACCCTGGAGGCATGCCTGGAACAACTGGAGGTGGAGTTACTTACCCAGTTGGTGTACCTGGTACAATTGTTTATCCCAGTGGCGTGGCTGGTACTACAACTGGAGGTAGTGTAGTTTATCCTGCTGGTGTACCAGGTTTTACAATAACAGGAAGTGGTATAGTTTATGCTGATTCTAAAACAACTGGAGGTGGAGTAGTTTATCCTGCTGTTGTACCTGGTACTGCAACTGGAGATGGTAGTGTTACTTATCCTGGTGGCAGACCTGGTACTACAACTGGAGGTGGTATAGTTTATCCCGGTGGTGTACCGGGTACTACAACAACGGGAGGTAGAGTTACTTACCCTGGTGGCATGCCTGATACTACAACAACAGGAGGTAGAGTTACTTACCCTGGTGGCATGCCTGATACTACAACAACAGGAGGTAGAGTTACTTACCCTGGTGGCATGCCTGGTACTACAACAACTGGAGGTGGTATAGTTTATCCTGGTGGTTTACAAGGCACAACAACTGGTGTCATTTATCCTAGTGGAGTACCTGGTGCAGCTTATCCTGGTGGTACACCTGGCACTACTACTGGTGGTGCTGTAATTTATCCTGGTGATAGAACTGTGCAACCTGGTGAAATGATTGTAGGATCAAAAGTAACAGCAGATGCTAAAATATACCCTGGACAAATACATCCTGGTGTGATTGTACCCGGAGCATCACCTGGTAGTGTAGGTGACAGAACTACCATAACTGGTGTTGACAGTAGTATACCGTCTTATGGTGGTGGTGTTTTACCACCAGACCAAGTAAGTGGGACTGTACATTACCCAGGAAGTTATCCAGGAAGAATAATTCCACAGTCGACTGGTAATATTATCACTTCTGGAATACCTGGTGTAATACCAACAAATGTAGGTACTTATCCTGGAAGTACTCAAAGAGCAACTCCAGGAAGCATTCCTCAGCAATTAAATTATCCTGTAGGTATTGCACCTGGTGGTACAAACGTGATTCAACCAGGAGTGCCAATAGGACTGGACGGAAAAGTAATTCGTTTTCCTGGCCCACCTGGAACCATTCCTTCTCCTTACCTAGTACAACAAGGACAATATCCAGGTGGTACTACATGGCAAGGTTACCAAGGTCAAACTATTCCAGATGTGACTGGAGGTGTTAATGGACAAGGAGAGTACATAAACAGAGGACAAGGTGTCGAAAAACAATATCCACCCGGAATGAGACCTACTAACACTGAAGAAGTTGCTCAGTATTACCAACAACCTGGTAGTTCTCCATCTGTTGAAGATGATAACTCTAATTCCCAAGCATCTAGTTCTGTAAAACAAACAGACTCAGGAACACAAGCAAGTGCTTCTTCTCAAGGAGCATACGGACAAGGAACAGCACAATCTCAGGTAACAGGTACATATAGTGGTTCTGGGTCGTTCTCTGCTCAAGCCGGTAGCAGCGATACCAAAAAAAGTGCACAAACTGAAATTAGTGGTGATAAAGAAGGTGCTACAAGTAATGCTCAAGGATCAGGTGGCTATGGAAAAAGTCAAGCCCAAGTTCAATTGGATTCTGAGTCTGGTGCTACATCAACAAATGCACAAAGCAGCGGATGGAATCATGGCACTAATTCTCAGGTGCAAGCAAGTTCTAAAGGTGGGATGGCAGACGCCCAAGCAAATGGAGAGGGAAGTACATCGAGTCAAGCTCAAATTGGTTTCCAACCATACCTTAAGACCGATGAGAATGTTGAAAGACATTCAAGACCTTTCCGTGGAGGTGGTACAGCTTCTGCTCAAAGTGGTATGCATAGAGGTCAATCTCAATCTCAACTCGAAGGATCTTTTCAATATGGAATTACTTATACTGGCGCAGCGCAAGCAGGATCTGGATCTGGAGCAGCAGCTTCTAGGAAACCATTTAAGTTCAACTTGACAAATACAGAATTATTCAAACCCTTTAAACCATATAATACTccacaaattacaaaaaataatgaGAGCTCACTGACAAACACACCCTCTGATATAGACTACGACCAAGATAAATCTTCGCAGGGCTTACAACCAAGTTCGAGTTCGAGAAAAACAGTTTTTGCCAACGCAACAAGAGAAACTTCTCGAAGTGTAGCTAATAAACAAAATCATTCTGGTGAAAGAATTCAAACGGATGACACTATGTATGATTATGATGAAGAATACGATGGTGATGATTATGATGCATCACAAATACATGCTTCAAATGCAAAGTATTCCAAAAATTATATTACAGAGCAAAATAATAGTGATTATCAGTCACAAATGATACACGTCGCATCTGGAAATCAATACGATGTTCGTGTGCATCAGGATTCCACAATGGCACAGCCTGGAGATATGCTTCAGCCAGGACAATCATTATCAGGATATACAATACCACCCGGATTTCGTGGAAGAGTAAAATCTGTAGCTGGTGATGAAACTATTGCTCATGGTGATGGAAAATCTCAATCTCAATCAGTTTCTCTAACTCCGATAGCCACTACTCATGAGAATAAATCACCAAGTTCAGAAACCAGATCACTTAAAACCAACCATGAAAGATTAGCTGAAAATCATATTTTGACCAAAGAAAAACATCAAAAGCATAACCCTTTCCAACTCCAAAATCAACAAACATCCACAGATTATTCCAAATCCGCGAACGTACCAATAAAACCAAGTTATTATACAATAACAAACAGTTTTGCTGGAAAAATGGATGGTAAAAATTCGCCAAAAAAGTATGAGCATCGCTATTACACTAAAAGTTCTACTTGTGGATATTTTACATTCTCCTGTAATATTGTACACGGTTCCCACGGTAGGACAAAAATTTGCAAACCAAAAATACCAACACATCCTGATGGTAGTCCAGTGAAATGTTAA